The Thermoplasma acidophilum DSM 1728 genome includes a window with the following:
- a CDS encoding pyridoxal phosphate-dependent aminotransferase, which translates to MLSERMQYINESATVSASNNVEKLRKQGLKIYNFGIGEPDFTTPEGIIDYAFEMAKQGKTHYTPSAGIMELREKIASKLKTRNRIDANAENVLVTPTKFGINLAMMVILNPGDEVIIPDPYYVSYPDIVKLAGGKPVPVRTTDDYDIDLDEMRKFVTPRTRAIILNNPNNPTGKVLSEKEIRDLVDFALENDIYIVSDEIYEDLIYEGSLYSPASMGKEAFEHTITLNGFSKGYAMTGWRIGYFVATEEIVEAANIIQQQTITCASSISQYAALRALDDNESPARMRSEFRKRRDLAYGILSESTDMKVHKPEGAFYMFPGYSKDIPSEKIAEMLLNQEHVVVTPGSAFGDRGRHHFRISFATSEDIIKEGLERLVKFMHTL; encoded by the coding sequence ATGCTCTCCGAAAGGATGCAGTACATAAACGAGTCAGCTACGGTATCGGCATCAAACAACGTTGAAAAGCTCAGAAAACAGGGCCTGAAGATATATAATTTTGGCATTGGTGAACCTGATTTCACAACGCCGGAAGGGATCATAGATTACGCCTTTGAGATGGCGAAACAGGGAAAGACCCATTATACTCCCTCTGCTGGAATTATGGAACTCCGCGAGAAAATTGCATCTAAGCTGAAGACAAGAAATCGCATAGATGCAAATGCGGAAAACGTGCTCGTCACGCCGACGAAGTTCGGCATAAACCTCGCAATGATGGTCATACTGAATCCTGGTGATGAGGTCATCATACCGGATCCATACTACGTATCATATCCCGATATAGTTAAACTTGCAGGAGGTAAGCCTGTACCTGTGCGAACCACCGACGATTACGATATTGATCTGGATGAGATGAGAAAATTCGTGACACCAAGGACAAGGGCCATAATTCTCAATAATCCAAATAACCCAACCGGTAAGGTTCTATCGGAGAAAGAGATAAGAGACCTCGTAGATTTCGCATTGGAAAATGATATTTACATAGTATCAGATGAAATATATGAGGATCTAATATACGAGGGAAGCCTGTATTCGCCAGCTTCTATGGGAAAGGAGGCATTTGAACACACCATAACGCTGAATGGCTTTTCAAAAGGATATGCCATGACCGGATGGCGCATAGGGTATTTCGTGGCTACTGAGGAGATCGTTGAAGCCGCAAACATCATACAGCAGCAGACAATAACATGTGCTTCATCTATATCGCAGTATGCGGCTCTCAGAGCGCTTGATGACAATGAAAGTCCAGCTAGGATGAGATCCGAATTCAGGAAACGCAGAGACCTTGCATACGGCATACTTTCTGAGAGCACGGATATGAAGGTGCACAAGCCAGAAGGCGCATTCTACATGTTTCCTGGGTACAGCAAGGATATACCCTCCGAAAAGATCGCTGAGATGCTGCTGAACCAGGAGCATGTTGTCGTTACCCCAGGAAGCGCCTTTGGCGATCGTGGCCGACACCATTTCAGG